One part of the Salmo salar chromosome ssa28, Ssal_v3.1, whole genome shotgun sequence genome encodes these proteins:
- the arf2b gene encoding ARF GTPase 2b: protein MGNMFGSLFKGLFGKKEMRILMVGLDAAGKTTILYKLKLGEIVTTIPTIGFNVETVEYKNISFTVWDVGGQDKIRPLWRHYFQNTQGLIFVVDSNDRERVNEAREELQRMLAEDELRDAVLLVFANKQDLPNAMNAAEITDKLGLHALRQRSWYIQATCATSGDGLYEGLDWLSNQLKNQK, encoded by the exons ATGGGGAATATGTTTGGAAGCCTGTTCAAGGGCCTATTTGGCAAGAAGGAGATGAGGATTCTCATGGTTGGACTCGATGCTGCCGGAAAAACAACCATCCTGTACAAACTCAAACTAGGAGAGATTGTCACCACCATTCCTACAATTG GTTTTAATGTTGAAACGGTAGAATACAAGAACATCAGCTTCACAGTGTGGGACGTTGGCGGTCAAGACAAAATCAGGCCGTTATGGCGCCACTACTTCCAGAACACTCAAG GGCTTATCTTTGTGGTGGACAGCAACGACAGGGAGCGAGTGAACGAGGCGAGGGAGGAGTTGCAGAGAATGCTCGCAGAGGACGAGCTGAGAGATGCCGTGCTGCTCGTTTTTGCAAACAAACAG GACCTTCCCAATGCAATGAATGCTGCGGAGATCACAGACAAGCTGGGGCTCCACGCTCTCCGCCAGCGCAGCTGGTACATCCAAGCCACCTGTGCTACTAGCGGGGACGGCCTCTACGAGGGCCTCGACTGGCTCTCCAACCAGCTCAAGAACCAGAAATGA